The Limanda limanda chromosome 20, fLimLim1.1, whole genome shotgun sequence genome has a segment encoding these proteins:
- the map3k15 gene encoding mitogen-activated protein kinase kinase kinase 15 encodes MEPVQSAQAADLEHSTGASQADRDRDRDRVDVSSPSPPSKQRSLRAVYVLNDGLKAVMASSPESGALQCLQRACDSESALLTTVTFGRLDFGETSVLDSFYDADIAVVDMSDVFRQPSLFYHLGVRESFDMANNVILYNDTDPDTAQSLKDMVAQKNTATRPPVLGFPWVPLPPEYRGSGLRNKASSGNYYFIPYIVTPSHEYMCCESDAQRRASEYMQPSWDNLLGPLCVPLTDRFTSLLKDIHVTSCASYKDTLLNDIRKAREKYQGEELAKELSRIKLRIDNTEVLTQDIVMNLLFSYRDIQDYDAMVKLVQTLEMLPTCDLATQPMIQFHYAFALNRRNSPGDREQALTVMLQVLESCEHPAPDMFCLCGRIYKDIFLDSDCKDMINRDNAIQWYRKGFELQPTLYSGINLAVLLIVAGQQFESSIELRKIGVRLNSLLGRKGSLEKMNNYWDVGQFFTVSMLASDIPKATQAAEKLFKLKPPLWYLRSVVQNLQLIQRFKKQNLEHSPQRERLNFWMDIIVEATQRTTNRLRFPVLILEPTKVYQPSYVSINNEAEEKNVSIWHVSPAETKGIHEWNFTAMSIKGISISKFDERCCFLYVHDNSDDFQIYFSTEEQCGRFCSMVKEMISDGTGNAVELEGEGDGDTLEYEYDTDETEDRVVLGRGTYGVVFAGRDMSNQVRIAIKEIPERDSRYSQPLHEEIALHKYLKHRNIVQYLGSVSENGYIKIFMEQVPGGSLSALLRSKWGPLKEATIIFYTRQILEGLRYLHENQIVHRDIKGDNVLVNTYSGVLKISDFGTSKRLAGVNPCTETFTGTLQYMAPEIIDKGPRGYGAPADIWSLGCTIIEMATGKPPFHELGEPQAAMFKVGMFKIHPEIPESLSLDAKSFILRCFEPDPNKRAIASDLLKDMFVRQNAKGKKSKIAFKPSDYIHNVSLPVQLQCEATGSSSSEPGSVSPDCDSKHDVFFLKKKSLGSENLLKPPNSNYLSVPDEGSVSEDRSAPPSSEDRDGGLFLLKKDSERRSILYKVLNDDQDKVISYLKENHIQGIEELQLSVDHIKQIICILRDFIHSPERRVMAATISKLKLDLDFDSTSINQIQLVLFGFQDSVNKVLRNHHIKPHWMFAMDNIIRRAVQAAITILIPELQTHFGPASECDGAEKEVEVDEEEVELGPVLAPHADDPATPTDPTQSAVSTLSPAHSHEHQRTPLQLGAQLGRLKQETNRLLEELLQKEKEYQQVLKVTLQQRSHDMELVRVRHRPPDISPPSIFHVPADHEPDKQLVDWLKEQGADADTIDKFVLDEYMLTDILTDVTKDDLRRLRLRGGVLCRIWRAIQRHRERERLPGDRRSEDDA; translated from the exons ATGGAACCGGTGCAAAGCGCGCAGGCGGCCGACCTGGAGCACTCCACCGGGGCCAGCCAGgcggaccgggaccgggaccgggaccgggtgGACGTGTCCAGCCCCAGTCCCCCGTCCAAGCAGCGCTCCCTGCGGGCCGTGTACGTGCTGAACGACGGGCTGAAGGCGGTGATGGCGAGCAGCCCGGAGTCCGGAGCTCTGCAGTGTCTCCAGAGAGCCTGCGACTCCGAGAGTGCGCTGCTCACCACCGTCACCTTCGGGAGGCTGGACTTCGGAGAGACGTCGGTGCTGGACAGTTTCTACGatgcag ACATCGCCGTGGTGGATATGAGTGACGTGTTCCGGCAGCCATCTTTGTTTTACCACCTGGGCGTCAGAGAGAGTTTCGACATGGCCAACAATGTCATCCTGTACAACGACACCGACCCCGACACTGCACAGTCACTGaag GACATGGTGGCGCAGAAAAACACG gCCACTCGTCCTCCAGTGTTAGGTTTTCCGTGGGTTCCGTTGCCTCCAGAGTACAGAGGCTCTGGCTTGCGCAATAAA gCCTCCAGTGGGAACTACTACTTCATCCCCTACATCGTGACCCCCAGCCACGAGTACATGTGCTGCGAGAGCGACGCCCAGCGCCGGGCCAGCGAGTACATGCAGCCCAGCTGGGACAACCTGCTGGGGCCGCTGTGCGTCCCCCTGACCGACCGCTTCACCAGCCTGCTGAAGGACATCCACGTCACGTCCTG CGCCTCCTATAAGGACACGCTGCTGAACGACATCAGGAAGGCCCGGGAGAAATATCAAGGAGAGGAACTGGCCAAGGAGCTTTCCCGCATCAAGCTCCGGATCGACAACACCGAGGTCCTCACGCAGGACATCGTCATGAACCTGCTGTTCTCCTACCGGGACATTCAG gacTATGACGCCATGGTGAAGTTGGTCCAAACTCTGGAAATGTTGCCGACTTGTGATCTGGCAACTCAGCCCATGATCCAGTTCCACTACGCCTTTGCTCTCAAtag gaggaaCAGTCCTGGTGACCGGGAGCAGGCTCTCACTGTGATGCTTCAGGTGCTGGAGTCGTGTGAGCATCCTGCGCCCGACATGTTCTGCCTCTGTGGACGGATCTACAAGGACATCTTTCTGGACTCTGACTGTAAAGACATGATAAACAGAGACAATGCCATTCAGTG GTACAGGAAGGGGTTCGAGCTGCAGCCCACCCTCTACTCCGGGATCAACCTGGCCGTCCTGCTCATCGTGGCCGGGCAGCAGTTCGAGAGCTCCATTGAACTGAGGAAAATAG GTGTGAGGTTGAACAGTTTGCTGGGACGAAAAGGATCCCTGGAGAAAATGAACAACTACTGGGACGTGGGACAGTTCTTCACCGTCAGCATGTTGGCCAGCGACATCCCCAAAGCCACTCAGGCTGCGGAGAAGCTCTTCAAGCTGAAGCCTCCTCTCTG GTATCTGCGGTCGGTGGTGCAGAACCTGCAGCTGATCCAGAGGTTCAAGAAGCAGAACCTGGAGCATTCTCCTCAGAGGGAGAGACTCAACTTCTGGATGGACATCATCGTGGAGGCCACGCAGCGCACCACCAACCGACTTCGCTTTCCA GTGTTGATTCTGGAGCCAACAAAGGTTTACCAGCCGTCGTATGTGTCCATCAACAACGAGGCCGAAGAGAAGAACGTCTCGATCTGGCACGTTTCTCCTGCTGAAACT AAGGGTATACACGAGTGGAACTTCACTGCAATGTCCATAAAAGGCATCAG CATCAGCAAGTTCGACGAGCGCTGCTGCTTCCTCTACGTCCACGACAACTCCGACGACTTCCAGATCTACTTCTCCACTGAGGAGCAGTGCGGTCG ATTCTGCTCCATGGTGAAGGAGATGATATCTGATGGGACAGGAAATGCTGTGGAGCTGGAAGGGGAAGGAGATGGAGACACGCTGGAG tATGAGTATGACACCGATGAGACGGAGGACCGGGTGGTGTTGGGGCGAGGAACCTACGGAGTGGTGTTCGCTGGGAGAGACATGAGCAACCAGGTCCGGATCGCCATCAAGGAGAttccagagagagacagcag ATACTCACAGCCGCTTCACGAGGAGATCGCCCTTCACAAATACCTGAAGCACAGGAACATCGTTCAGTACCTGGGCTCAGTGTCTGAGAACGGATACATCAAGATCTTCATGGAGCAAGTGCCTGGAG gaAGCCTGTCGGCGTTGCTGCGGTCGAAGTGGGGTCCGCTGAAGGAGGCCACGATAATCTTCTACACCAGACAGATCCTGGAGGGGCTCAGATACCTGCACGAGAACCAGATCGTCCACAGAGACATCAAG GGTGACAACGTCTTGGTGAACACCTACAGTGGCGTCTTGAAGATCTCCGACTTCGGTACCTCCAAACGTTTGGCAGGAGTTAACCCGTGTACGGAAACTTTCACCG GTACGCTGCAGTACATGGCGCCGGAAATCATCGATAAGGGCCCTCGAGGGTACGGAGCTCCGGCCGACATCTGGTCCCTCGGATGCACCATCATAGAGATGGCCACCGGGAAACCGCCCTTCCACGAGCTGGGGGAACCACAGGCGGCCATGTTTAAG GTGGGCATGTTCAAGATCCACCCGGAGATCCCAGAGTCTCTGTCGCTGGACGCCAAGTCGTTCATCCTGCGCTGCTTCGAGCCCGACCCCAACAAGAGAGCCATCGCCTCCGACCTGCTCAAAGACATGTTTGTCAGGCAGAATGCGAAGGGCAAGAAGAGCAAGATCGCCTTCAAACCCTCAG ACTACATCCACAATGTTTCCCTGCCGGTGCAGTTGCAGTGCGAGGCCaccgggagcagcagcagcgaacCCGGCTCCGTCAGCCCTGACTGCGACTCCAAACACGACGTTTTCTTCCTGAAGAAGAAAAGCCTGGGCTCCGAGAACCTGCTCAAACCCCCCAACTCCAACTACCTGAG tgtgccaGATGAGGGGTCGGTGTCGGAGGACCgcagtgcccccccctcctctgagGACAGGGATGGCGGCCTGTTCCTGCTGAAGAAGGACAGCGAGAGACGCTCCATTCTCTACAAGGTCCTGAATGACGACCAGGACAAGGTCATCTCCTACCTCAAAGAGAACCACATCCAG gGTATTGAGGAGCTCCAGCTGTCTGTGGATCACATCAAGCAGATCATCTGCATCCTGAGAGACTTCATCCACTCCCCCGAGCGCCGCGTCATGGCCGCCACCATCTCCAAGCTCAAGCTGGACCTGGACTTCGACTCCACCTCCATCAACCAGATCCAGCTGGTGCTGTTTGGCTTCCAGGACTcg GTGAACAAGGTCCTGAGGAATCATCACATTAAGCCTCACTGGATGTTCGCCATGGACAACATCATCCGGCGAGCGGTGCAGGCGGCCATCACCATCCTGATTCCAG AGCTGCAGACCCACTTCGGCCCGGCGTCCGAGTGCGACGGTGCAGAGAAGGAAGTGGAGGTggacgaggaggaagtggagctcgGTCCCGTTTTAGCTCCGCACGCCGACGACCCCGCCACGCCGACCGACCCCACCCAGTCCGCCGTCAGCACGCTAAGCCCCGCCCACTCCCACGAGCACCAGCGCACCCCTCTGCAGCTGGGCGCTCAGCTGGGACgactcaaacaggaaacaaacag gctgctggaggagctgctgcagaaggagaaggagtaCCAGCAGGTCCTGAAGGTGACGCTGCAGCAGAGATCTCACGACATGGAGCTGGTCAGAGTCCGGCACAGACCTCCAG ACATTTcacctccctccatcttccacGTCCCAGCCGACCACGAGCCGGACAAGCAGCTGGTGGACTGGCTGAAGGAGCAGGGCGCGGACGCCGACACCATCGATAAG TTCGTGCTGGACGAATACATGCTGACGGACATTCTCACTGACGTTACCAAGGACGACCTCCGCCGTCTACGTCTACG gGGCGGAG